The Tenrec ecaudatus isolate mTenEca1 chromosome 4, mTenEca1.hap1, whole genome shotgun sequence region AACCTTTTATTCTGGCTTCTTTTACTTactataaaattatattaaatttttttccttccctgtaCTATGAAATACTTCTTAGGTCAAAGATCATAAAGATTTGAATAGAAAATTTAAAGTGAAAGACATTTATGCATGACTTTAATAATTCTACTTAAAGACAATCTAGAGTTAACATTAACATCACCACCATTTTCTATGGTTCCCTCACAGTGGGTGACATCTATCATCATATTGTACAGCAATTTCTCTATTGCTCCCCCTAAACTCTTTTTCCTAAAACATCGAAATATCTTGTACAATTGTACTAGAGTGAGGCTGAAGATCATGGTCAGTAGATAGAAAACACACAGCAGAACCCTCAGCCTCTCTGGCAAGCACTTCTGGACCCCCTTCACCACTTACCACCTCTGCAGACCTGGATGGAGATAACCTTGGGCTTGTCTCTCAGAGAAGAACATTTGAGGTTATTGAAAATCTGGAATATGTTGTCGTAACACAGTACATCAGGTTTGTCATCACTATGATTAATTCCACATATTTTATCCAGCAGGCCATGAGACATGAAGACCAAGAATGTGCTGTCTGAGGACTTGTACTCTTCACGGGCAGCAAATGCCTTTAGTATTGACTCCATCTCCTGAAAAAGAGTTAGGTCTCTAAACATAGGATTTTAAAACTTACCCAATTCCACCAGGGATTCATTAAAGTAATGAAAAATAGGTGTTCTGTGCCTAGTACTTTGTAGAGTATGATGCATAGTATGTACTCAAGAATGACGACAATTCTCactgactttttaaatttttttgtgcCTCATGTCATGGTTACTATAATGATTCAGGTGAATATTTCACCACTCTGAATTTATAAATATTCCATATGTCATTCATCTTGTGCTGGTTATTTTTTGCTTGtcatccccaaatccattttctgctctttgatttcctttttttgtgGCTCTATGGCTTATTTAGTTTTGACGCTCTTGTCAATCAGCTTCCAGTTGGGTCTCACTAATCTGAGGCACCAGCAGTAGGTTAGTGGCTAGTGGCGGAAAGAGTCCAGATAGTCCTTCCCTTCCACGTAGCACATAGTTAGCTCTACATAGCAATGTGGTTACAGTTCTGGTGcacgcacacaacacacacacacacacacacacacaaatgaaggcttttaaaagttcatgaaaataaaTTATGTTTTCAATCAATTATTCCAATTAGTTTTAAACactcctgtgtgtgtctgtgtgcatgtgtggacaTGCTGTGGTGTCATGGAGACTTAAGCATTGGGAAGCCGACCCCACTATATCAACAACTCAAACCAAGTAGCCATTGGGTGTGAGAGAGGGGAGGTTATCTGgtcttataaagatttaccatctcagaacacCTAAGAAGTGAAATTCTGTCATATAAGGCCACTATGAGCAAGAATAGAATACATGgtagtatgtatatgtgtgtgagtgtgagataTAGATGTGTGCacgcacatatatacacacagtatatacatatgtgtgtgttagTGTATAGGTCTCTTGGTCGTATATGTGGTTCACACTCATTTACTAACCTaaacaagagccctggtgggctgCTAAGTGTTGACCTGCTAATAGCaaagttagtagttcaaaaccaacaggcaCTCCAGAGGcaaacaatgaggctgtctgctcctataaagacttagtcttagaaactctggggagcagttctactctgtcctacaggctcactctgagtccaaattgactggaGGGCTGTCGGCTTTCTGCTAACCTAAGAGTTGCTGGTTTGAAACCTCTCAACAGCACAGTGGAAGTGAAAGTTTAATATCtgccttgtaaagattacagccaaggacaTATgaaacagttttaccctgtcagaATTGTCTTCATGGCCACAGGTTTGAATTTGATTTTTAtgactgtgtgtgtttgtgtgtgtgtgtgaatatttcAAAGGAAATGAATTGGAATTatttttccaaggttgtaagttTATGTGTCTGGCATATGGTCTCAGCTATTACCTGGGCTGCTCAGTTCTTTTACACATCCACACTGTAGTTCGAATCCTCAAGTAGTTCCTTCATCCCTATGACATCATGGCCATCCCCAGTATGCCTTGAGAGGTACTCAAATTCTGTGTTACAGATGATGAGGGCCCCACGCGCACGCTCACTCTTCTCCTTTATTAGATAGGTCTTGAGAAGCAATATAAGTTAGATGGATCACAGCTGCATCATAGTCCCTATACATTTGAAACAACAATGGCAATACCCTCCAAATGGTTAAGTTACATTCTCAATGGCACTTGCCATCTGCTAACGTTTGCCAGAAATATTACATTGCACTTGGTTATTAGCGGGCGGTAAATGTTTCTGAAAGAAAGCACTGAGTGGGAGTGATTCTCTTATCCAGTGAATGAGGAAAAGAACCCAGTCACCCTGGTGAAAAAGAACAGATAACAGATACCTAATCAAAACTTCATGCAGTGGGCTggaattctttctctctttccctctcccatcCTTTTAATTTAACATAACCCTATGTACCATTTGATATCCATCCCAAATTTCTCACTGGAAATATTTCCTATCTACTTCATTCTCCAAAATAATCTACACACGCACTCCATTTGGAGGTGGCCAGGGTAGACTGCCTCTGCGCATCTCTGAGACAGTAACCATTTACTGGAGCTGAAAACCTCACATTTATCCTGTAGagcgactggtagtttcaaactgtcgaTGTTGTGGTTCACAGGCAAATCTGTAGCGGCTAGGCTGCTACCCAAACCGTCATGCCTCCTCTAGCATGATTTTTATAGCAACGGTTTAGCATCACTATGTAATCTGTAGCTTCATTATTTCATACCCCGTTTTACTTAAGAGGAAGAAACCACCTGCCTACAATTCATTTTGAACTTTTACAATCCCTCAAACTATAAGTAGAAATCTCAGGGCCTCTGTTCAATCTATGTCAAATGTTTCCACTTCATTTTCTCCCCAATTTCTTTCATTGATCACATCACCTGTCCAGATTGCTCTTTTCCTGTCTCTTCAGAAAATCTCCACGACAACGATGCTCGCATGTGCTGTCGGGCTCTGCAGATGCTGACTGTTGATGTCTATGCAGAGTATCATGAAACGTTGGAAGAGACATGAAATACAGGACCTGATATCAGGTGTTATCACTTTCTTAGTGGGACCCATGCCCTATATCATCCTAGAGAACATTGCAGAGAAGGacattttttaaatttagaaatGAGGAAAAGTTTAGGACAAGACATTTTAGCATTAAAGAGTTATAAATTGCCCCCAACATCTTGTTAGCACAGATGAATTATGGCCACAAGAGAAGAGAAactttggcagggaatattaacTATGGATTTTATCCAGGATGCCAGGGTGCGCTCATCTAACTCAGTCTCAGAGACTAATAATTCTCGACTCACCTGCCTCAACGGTGGTAAGTTCATTGAGGTacgggcaaggttcagaaacaccacGAAGGGGCAGGAAGAAAGGGTTCTGAGTCCTCAAGTCTGTTTAAGAACCACAGGGCTCATTGTCAATGAACAAAGTAAGAGTTGTGTCTTAGTTGGAGAAAGCAAGATAAAGTCTTCCAGATGACTTCTGTCCAACCAAATCATCCCTGCTCACAGTAAGTTACCTCAAAGGAAGAGTAAGCTATGGtccaaacaggaagcaaaggaGAGGGTAGAGGAGGAAGGAGCTGGCAGCAGTATCTgttgtgcagaaatggaagccagaGAACGAGTAGAAATAAGATTGTGATCTGTTGAGTTATCTGTTGTCTGATGAGTTGATAAGAGATCAGATATCAGCTGTCAAGATCCATGAGCATGCTGAGGCATCCTTTTAAGGGAACTGAGTAGTACCTGAGTAAAACCCCAACTTGTTGGTAAGGGTAGAATCTTTCTCGTGATTATAGCGAAGTCCTTTGAGAATCACAAAGTCTATCTAGACACGAGCCTTGGAGATAGTTGTAGCATTTTCTGTTTTCACTGTTGCCACCTCCTCTTGATTGAGCGCCTTTCACTTCATAGGTCATCCAGAAAGCTATTAAGGGTGTCCTCAGACACCGACTGAACAAATAATGTCCTTTTGTCTTTTCGTTTCTTATTTTCTAGAAACTAAACAATGATAAATctagagccatattaagaagtaTAACTATTTCAATAAGAACCCATCCCTCCTTTACGCCCCGTCTTCGTTTCCCAAGGGTTGGATAAAATAGCCTATTTATTCTCTCTTAGCTCCTCTGTTCTTCTAAGCCTGTCGACACTCACTTCCAGGATTCTAACCTAGCCAGATCAAAACATGTTTCTTTTCGTTCAAGCCGGGTTCTTTACTCTGGCAATGACCAGAAAGAGCTAACAGAGCTTGTACTTGGATTGCTATAAAGCAGATTCAGAATCAagctacttaaaaaacaaacaaaaaacagctgAGTATTCACGGAAGAAGCATAGAAACAGGCTGAGAGAGCAAGGTCACACGCCATGTCATTCactgttggttgttgttgttgttttcagagaTGCCAAGATACATGAGCAGGCTGAGGCAGGGATCCCAAGATACCTGAGTAACATTAGCTGAGCACTTGACTCATGGTTCCCGTGACAGAATCCGAATGAACACACACTAAGGAAAGCtagtttcttctttccttttctccctaGATAGTGTTTGTATGAACCTAGCAACGTCCAATACAGACTTCACATGAACCCACCCTCACCTTGAAATCTCTCTCCTAAAAACACAGCCAGATGAAAGAAATACCATCCATAGCCTCCCCGATTCAATTCTCATGGGACTTGGAGAACACAGCAGGGGGAATAAGAAAGGGAACATAACGCGTTTCTCCTGTTGGGACAGGGCATGAGTCAGACTTAGGAAATAGTTGCTGCATTCCACCAGAGAGTGCCTAGATTTATAGGCATGCTTTGTTTGTCAAGGCTCCCTTTTCACAAAACAATAATATGACAGAACCCGAGTTTTGGCTGAGTGTTTCAAAATTAGCAATGAATAAAAAACAAGGAAGAGTAGTGTTGAATGAGGATCTGCTTTCAAAAGGCTTGAGATTGAAGGAGAAAAGCAAGAAAGCCAACTGTGTTATCTTGGAAAAGTCACTTAAGGGCAACAAAGGTCGGGAATACAACGAGTAGATGATGGCAGACGTGGCTAGGGTAAAATGTAACACCTCctcatttgttctccattttGATCCATTGTAGAGTTGATtcagtatttaatattttctgctttcgtaTTGAAGTTTTTCTATATTTGATTTTGTTAATATTATTGTTGTTTATATGTTTgactcttgttttttgttttgtattatttCCTGTATATGAGGTCcaaatagagcagtggttctcaatccccCTAATGCCAccagcctttaatacagttcctcatgttgtggtgaacctcaaccataaaattactttcattgctacttcataactgtaattgtgctactgttatgaaacataatgtaaatatctgagatgcaggacatattttcattgctatgcaTTGGacataattaaaacagtgattaatcacaaaaacaatacataattatatattgtgagatgTTTATTTCCAatggcaaataaatgaaattttgtcttgaagcatggtgtagcatgggtaacagtcttcacaccagattctcgtatgtgggcgtatctgcatgagCGGACCCACCTACAGACAGATggtgtggtgtctcagttcctaagaccataggaaacatgtgttttccaatggttttaggcgacccctgtgaaagggtcgattcccaaaggggttgtgacagaGACTGgatttaagttacctaggggcacagcagggaaggttgggggaaagggagcCAACAACAATGGCTCACAAGGAAAATGTGGAATTTATTGCGGTGATGACTGCACACCTCTTCttatttggttgatgtattccaCAGCATTATCTAAGAGTTATATACCAATAACATTATATTTTTAAGAGTAGAGAGTCTGCAAATACAGTATGAGAAACAACAATTTCAGCAAATGATGAATTTACAAGTCATTTGGACTTTAATGAATGGCAAGCATTTTAACATTTTAGTATACAAATAAGAAGGAAACTTTAATAAACTTAGTTTGAAAACCACCAGGCCGCTTCTAAGGAGAaagctgggatttctactccttcaAACAGTTATTGTCTCAAACTCCCAGGGGCGGTTCGACCCTGTCTTAAGGGTTGTTAATGAGTCGACATGTCGCGTGGCAGTGAGAGTGGTTTGTTTGGCACAGTGTTCAGGTGTGGCGGGTGTGTCACACCCAATAGACTATTGATCCTCGGAAGACAATAGTAATGCAACATCATCGTTTTACAGAGGAAATACTGGCTCTCACCTAGATTGCTCTTGCACATAGTCATATTGCTAATCCTACCAGAGAGCAAATTTAGATTTGCTTTTCCAATTCCCCAAACCGATCTCTTTCATGTACACATCGAGGAAAGAAAAAggtactcacccccaccccccaccccccgggaaaGCAGCCGAAAATTTGGAAGCATAGAAATCAGAAGATATGAATGCGAAGAAAACCAGTTTGGGAACAGGACAATATGTGCTTCTGTGGATAGACACACAAtagacacatacgagtgtctattaCGGAACAATGTAAAGCAATAACACTAAGTTATCTCGGTAAGTTTATTTCTTTACCAAATAGCAATAGCTGGCATTTTATTGCTGTTCATTGGTCATCTGTCCCTTTTGTACTAGAGGATGTGTTCCCAGGAAGGTGACTTTGTCCATGTCGTTTGGTGTCGTTATCCCCAATACTCAGGACCATACGCATTGTCTGAATCTCGATCAGTATAcatgaagaggcttcaaaaagtttatggaaaaaatggCACTATTTGTGAATTCCCTCCTCCCACAGGATTTTGCAGGTCACTCGCAGTGTGTGATGTGAACGttttagaaagaaagaataaatatCCTTCATAGCAATTTAGTATGCGAAATATAACTTAGAAATATAACCTACTATGTAAGCCAAACAAttcaaaattaaacagtgaaaataaatatagaagatAAATATGAATTATTTAATTCAATCTCAGCAAATTTCCTCATTCATTCTCATTTATTAAATACAAATTTGTGGAATGCTTAATAAATGTTAGGCCCCGAATTAGGATCTAGGGATTTGAACAAAAGGAAAATATGGTCTTTGTTTTTGGGGATTTTTACTGACTACAGGAGAAGACAGACTGAAAGTTCATAGTTAAACACACATGGGTACAAAATTTAAATTCGTGCAAGTTGCCCAGGGAACAGATTTTATCAATTGCCCCACTGAAAAATTAACAGGATTTGTGATTGCATTTGTGAAGAATAAAAAGCTTGGCTAGTTTTCATCTCAAAAATTTCATGTGAGCTATAACAAGTCAATGAAATCTTAGGTTATACTCATATCACATCACTCACTATTTTCTGTGAGACTACTAAATGTCAAACATTGTGCTCACTGAGAATAATAAAAGTTGGTAAGAACGTAGATTCCTGATTTCATAGAGCTTGCATTGTATAAAAGTAGACAGTTAATAAATACCTGATAAATCATGAAAATGATTGCAATTTGTAGTGTACTGTGAAGGAAACACACATAGCTGGAGCAGGAGGTGTGCGTGCTTTAGTTCCTGTCATTTTGTAACAAATTTTACACAAATTCGGTGACTTAAATAGCATGTGCATTCTCTTAAAATTTGGTATGTCAAACATTTAAACAGGGCTTCCCTTGGCTAAAGTCAAGATGTGAGCAGGGTGGAGTTTCTTCTGGCGAAGCTAGAGAAGCATCCGTCCCTCTGCCTTTTCAGCTTTGAGGATGCACACAAAGGgcagtggtggtgcagtgggctaggCCCTAAACTGCTAGCTATGTGCTCAGTGGTTTGGACCCACCTGGTGCCCCTtaggattatataactaccacaaggtaGTTCTTAAAAGAGAATAATGCTGCAGgctcactttattttttttagcAGTTAAGCTAAAGCCTTGTTTGCTTTTAAGAAGCTTTCAGGGAATAtttttagctttaggtttagtgaTTACCTCAAAGAAATAGTTTCAGCCCATTCTCTGTGGCTCAAGAGAAAGGGACTCCGTGAGAACTGAaattatgttttgcatttttcccTTCAGATAATTATTTCTCTATGGAATCTCGGATCAAAATGTTCACCAATGGTATCTAGGCACCCTCTAGAGCGTCTCGTCTCCAGATAAAGGAAGCAGTTGTTAAGGAGACAATTGGCTGCACATCTATATGTTCCTCCTGCTTCTGACTCTCTTCCTGTTGATCTGGATAAATAGAGCCCACTAGCCATGTCTTGAAttgcagttgttgttgttagatgtcattgagtcagttataACCCATGGCAATTAAATAAATGACAGTATAATTAATAAAAATTGACTGGTCTGGTGTCTTTTTCAAATAAGAAAGTCAATCAGAGGTAGTCAGGTCAATCAATGGTTGTGTCATTTTCATCTCCCACTTTAAGATTTTCCTCCTGAAGTAGCCCTCTGTTCTGTAACAAGCTATATATCTATACCCACGACTCCATAAAGATCTAATATGAACACTAAAAATATCAGTATGCTAAAAATATCATCTATTTCCTTCATATTGGAGTTCAGGAGTCAGACAGGAATGACCAGCTAGGGCTTAAGTTAgcccatttttttttcctttctttccgaaGACTCTTGTACCCTGTAGTCTAGTGTGAAACTGGGCAGTTATGTTTATCCAAATGTGTGCTACTCTGCTCTTGTTCTCTCTTGGCGAGTCATCTACTTATTCCTTAAAACCataggatctacatttaacttcaccaaaccaaaccccaaacctactACCATTGGAACAATCCTGATTAATAGacaccttctaggacagagtagaactattccatagtgtttccaagatTCCCATAGGaccaaagcagactgcctcgtctctctcccaaagaagaaatgatgagttcaaaccactgaccttagaaTTAGCATTACAATATGCCACCGGGTTTCCACTAAGAGCTTCAATTCCTGAGGATCTCATAAGAACACTCTATATCTCATATGAAATAAAAATCACACCCATTGCTCAAGCCAATTCTGATTTATGATACAGCCCCATATGTTACAGAGCCTGGCAGCTTCATAAGCTTTTCTTCTCTATGGTCTTACAGAAGCTTTTGGCCCAGGCAACTTCCTGAAGCAGAAGCTACGCATTCCTGGGCTGATCAGGGGAGTCCCAGCAAGCCACCGTCTGAGGGCACAGGTTTTTAATGGCTCTGGTCAAAAAGAACTCAAGAGAGGCTGAGTGTATGGGGAGATTGAAATTGACATTAGGACCCCTAGTGGCCAGAGTGGCTTTCCCAGCTGTTCAGAATTAAGCACCAGTCAGAGGGTAATTGCAAAATGAAGCCTTGAGCGTTGCCCACGGTTTGCCTGACAACAGCTGTCTTGTAATTTTGGAGGGCAGCTTTAACCAAATAGGAATATGCACATCTGTGCTGTGGGGGTGAGCGCAGGGAAGGACTGCTGGGAAGGAGCTCAAAATAATGAGTTCAAGGCAAGGCCTCTGCCAAGGATTCAGGCCAGActcctttctccttctcctcctccttcacctctACCCACTTCTCCCCCTCCACACCCCCGCCCCAACCCAGACCCCCTTCATCTCTTTACTGCTTCCTCTGAGCTAACTTTCAAAAGCCAGCTGGCCAGCCTACCTCAAATTATCTTCAGACGTTCTCCTTCCTTTATGGGCCGTTCCTCTCAGAACAAGCAAGAGCATGTCTGAGTGGTCTTGATATTCTTTCTTCTCTTACTCAAGCCTGGTTTGATAAATGTCAACCAAACAGATTTTTCCTCCTAAGCCCCCGGCTCCTCTGTACTTACATCCTGTGACAGTTTCCGCTCACGGCGGTCCTTTGTGAAGCCCTGGGAAGTACTACCCAAGCCCGAGTGGTTTACTCCTTCAAACTCCTTTGAATGTCTAGCAGAAGC contains the following coding sequences:
- the LOC142445974 gene encoding LOW QUALITY PROTEIN: caspase-4-like (The sequence of the model RefSeq protein was modified relative to this genomic sequence to represent the inferred CDS: substituted 2 bases at 2 genomic stop codons) is translated as MNLPPLRQTYLIKEKSERARGALIICNTEFEYLSRHTGDGHDVIGMKELLEDSNYSVDVXKNXAAQEMESILKAFAAREEYKSSDSTFLVFMSHGLLDKICGINHSDDKPDVLCYDNIFQIFNNLKCSSLRDKPKVISIQVCRGGNCREVWVSAPAVPSADSSSQSSENAHADGVPKAHVEKDFVAFCSSTPRDVSWRNENGCVFNTQLINCFQNYSWCCHLMETFGKSRSTQPSHSHKDSRNNGDFAGVPYSLSLPPPELVYVTVARKVCALGEDDCRLKSQETC